The Salvelinus namaycush isolate Seneca chromosome 16, SaNama_1.0, whole genome shotgun sequence genome has a segment encoding these proteins:
- the LOC120061279 gene encoding interferon-related developmental regulator 2-like isoform X1, producing the protein MPRSKKGKRSSNKGGRNGVKGGSGASDDDLASDVLSHYSSASESASVLDDSTGAGERLDEQTAQEETEDKLKQCIDNLMDKSAKTRLAALESLRGAFSSRLLCDFLTERRLTISDCLERSLRKGGGEEQAAAATVCAQLCVQLGGGDESEEGFKILRPVLSAIMIDGCASVAARQSCASALGMCCYVSAAEDGEDLVKSMSHLESVFTTSYPNCEGTLPTPKAGAPGLHSAALHAWALLVTLCPASRLSVLLDLHLLKLQACLESSDVNYRIAVGETIALLVELGRDIDREFEDSDMLCECLKGLATDGNKHRAKNDRRKQRSIFREVLHYIENEDFTEEKIRFGVEGIYIDSWMRRRVYNAFKEVLESGVRHHLQFNPLLRDIFGLGPPLILDSSVKASKISRFEKVTPCPMNFKMSAIPPAHNHCPKTITTALKPLPLP; encoded by the exons ATGCCAAGGAGTAAAAAAGGGAAACGTAGTTCAAACAAGG GGGGGAGGAATGGGGTGAAGGGTGGGTCTGGTGCCAGTGATGATGACCTGGCATCTGATGTGCTCAGTCACTACAGCAGTGCCAGCGAGAGCGCCTCGGTGCTGGACGACAGCACAg GAGCAGGTGAGCGACTAGATGAACAGACTGCCCAGGAGGAGACCGAGGACAAGCTGAAACAATGCATAGACAACCTGATGGACAAGAG TGCAAAGACACGCCTGGCAGCCCTGGAGTCTCTGAGAGGGGCCTTCTCATCCAGGCTGCTCTGTGATTTCCTGACAGAGAGACGCCTCACCATCAGCGACTGCCTGGAGAGGAGCCTGCGCAAGG GTGGTGGAGAGGAGCAGGCTGCAGCAGCCACAGTGTGTGCCCAGCTGTGTGTGCAGCTGGGCGGGGGGGACGAAAGCGAGGAGGGCTTCAAGATCCTTCGACCCGTCCTCAGCGCCATCATGATTGACGGCTGTGCCAGTGTGGCCGCCCGCCAGAGC tgtgccagtgCTCTGGGTATGTGCTGCTATGTTTCTGCTGCGGAAGATGGAGAG GACTTGGTAAAATCCATGAGTCATCTGGAAAGTGTGTTCACCACGTCGTACCCCAACTGTGAGGGCACCCTGCCCACCCCCAAGGCCGGTGCCCCTGGGCTCCACAGCGCTGCCCTGCACGCTTGGGCTCTACTCGTCACCCTCTGCCCCGCCTCCCGCCTCTCTGTGCTGCTAGACCT ACATCTACTCAAGCTACAGGCCTGCCTCGAGAGCAGCGATGTGAACTACAGGATTGCTGTGGGGGAAACCATCGCCCTGCTGGTTGAACTGGGAAGAGATATAGACAGG GAATTTGAAGACAGCGACATGCTGTGTGAGTGCCTGAAAGGTCTTGCCACTGACGGGAACAAACACCGTGCCAAGAACGACAGGAGGAAACAGCGCTCCATATTCAGAGAGGTGCTGCACTACATAGAG AATGAGGACTTCACAGAGGAGAAGATCCGCTTTGGTGTGGAGGGCATCTACATCGACAGCTGGATGCGCAGGAGGGTCTACAATGCCTTCAAAGAGGTGCTGGAGTCTGGAGTGAGACACCACCTTCAG TTTAATCCATTGCTGAGGGATATCTTTGGCCTGGGACCCCCTCTGATTCTGGACTCCTCTGTCAAAGCCAGCAAGATCTCCCGTTTCGAGAAGGTGACCCCATGTCCTATGAACTTTAAAATGTCTGCAATCCCACCAGCACATAACCACTGCCCTAAAACCATTACCACTGCCCTAAAACCATTACCATTGCCCTAA
- the LOC120061279 gene encoding interferon-related developmental regulator 2-like isoform X2 yields the protein MPRSKKGKRSSNKGGRNGVKGGSGASDDDLASDVLSHYSSASESASVLDDSTGAGERLDEQTAQEETEDKLKQCIDNLMDKSAKTRLAALESLRGAFSSRLLCDFLTERRLTISDCLERSLRKGGGEEQAAAATVCAQLCVQLGGGDESEEGFKILRPVLSAIMIDGCASVAARQSCASALGMCCYVSAAEDGEDLVKSMSHLESVFTTSYPNCEGTLPTPKAGAPGLHSAALHAWALLVTLCPASRLSVLLDLHLLKLQACLESSDVNYRIAVGETIALLVELGRDIDREFEDSDMLCECLKGLATDGNKHRAKNDRRKQRSIFREVLHYIENEDFTEEKIRFGVEGIYIDSWMRRRVYNAFKEVLESGVRHHLQFNPLLRDIFGLGPPLILDSSVKASKISRFEKHLFNSSAFKARTKLRNKVRDKRADVM from the exons ATGCCAAGGAGTAAAAAAGGGAAACGTAGTTCAAACAAGG GGGGGAGGAATGGGGTGAAGGGTGGGTCTGGTGCCAGTGATGATGACCTGGCATCTGATGTGCTCAGTCACTACAGCAGTGCCAGCGAGAGCGCCTCGGTGCTGGACGACAGCACAg GAGCAGGTGAGCGACTAGATGAACAGACTGCCCAGGAGGAGACCGAGGACAAGCTGAAACAATGCATAGACAACCTGATGGACAAGAG TGCAAAGACACGCCTGGCAGCCCTGGAGTCTCTGAGAGGGGCCTTCTCATCCAGGCTGCTCTGTGATTTCCTGACAGAGAGACGCCTCACCATCAGCGACTGCCTGGAGAGGAGCCTGCGCAAGG GTGGTGGAGAGGAGCAGGCTGCAGCAGCCACAGTGTGTGCCCAGCTGTGTGTGCAGCTGGGCGGGGGGGACGAAAGCGAGGAGGGCTTCAAGATCCTTCGACCCGTCCTCAGCGCCATCATGATTGACGGCTGTGCCAGTGTGGCCGCCCGCCAGAGC tgtgccagtgCTCTGGGTATGTGCTGCTATGTTTCTGCTGCGGAAGATGGAGAG GACTTGGTAAAATCCATGAGTCATCTGGAAAGTGTGTTCACCACGTCGTACCCCAACTGTGAGGGCACCCTGCCCACCCCCAAGGCCGGTGCCCCTGGGCTCCACAGCGCTGCCCTGCACGCTTGGGCTCTACTCGTCACCCTCTGCCCCGCCTCCCGCCTCTCTGTGCTGCTAGACCT ACATCTACTCAAGCTACAGGCCTGCCTCGAGAGCAGCGATGTGAACTACAGGATTGCTGTGGGGGAAACCATCGCCCTGCTGGTTGAACTGGGAAGAGATATAGACAGG GAATTTGAAGACAGCGACATGCTGTGTGAGTGCCTGAAAGGTCTTGCCACTGACGGGAACAAACACCGTGCCAAGAACGACAGGAGGAAACAGCGCTCCATATTCAGAGAGGTGCTGCACTACATAGAG AATGAGGACTTCACAGAGGAGAAGATCCGCTTTGGTGTGGAGGGCATCTACATCGACAGCTGGATGCGCAGGAGGGTCTACAATGCCTTCAAAGAGGTGCTGGAGTCTGGAGTGAGACACCACCTTCAG TTTAATCCATTGCTGAGGGATATCTTTGGCCTGGGACCCCCTCTGATTCTGGACTCCTCTGTCAAAGCCAGCAAGATCTCCCGTTTCGAGAAG CATCTGTTCAACTCATCGGCCTTCAAAGCCAGGACTAAACTAAGGAACAAAGTGAGGGACAAGAGAGCAGATGTGATGTGA
- the LOC120061279 gene encoding interferon-related developmental regulator 2-like isoform X3, with protein sequence MPRSKKGKRSSNKGGRNGVKGGSGASDDDLASDVLSHYSSASESASVLDDSTGAGERLDEQTAQEETEDKLKQCIDNLMDKSAKTRLAALESLRGAFSSRLLCDFLTERRLTISDCLERSLRKGGGEEQAAAATVCAQLCVQLGGGDESEEGFKILRPVLSAIMIDGCASVAARQSCASALGMCCYVSAAEDGEDLVKSMSHLESVFTTSYPNCEGTLPTPKAGAPGLHSAALHAWALLVTLCPASRLSVLLDLHLLKLQACLESSDVNYRIAVGETIALLVELGRDIDREFEDSDMLCECLKGLATDGNKHRAKNDRRKQRSIFREVLHYIENEDFTEEKIRFGVEGIYIDSWMRRRVYNAFKEVLESGVRHHLQGVPGLAYVV encoded by the exons ATGCCAAGGAGTAAAAAAGGGAAACGTAGTTCAAACAAGG GGGGGAGGAATGGGGTGAAGGGTGGGTCTGGTGCCAGTGATGATGACCTGGCATCTGATGTGCTCAGTCACTACAGCAGTGCCAGCGAGAGCGCCTCGGTGCTGGACGACAGCACAg GAGCAGGTGAGCGACTAGATGAACAGACTGCCCAGGAGGAGACCGAGGACAAGCTGAAACAATGCATAGACAACCTGATGGACAAGAG TGCAAAGACACGCCTGGCAGCCCTGGAGTCTCTGAGAGGGGCCTTCTCATCCAGGCTGCTCTGTGATTTCCTGACAGAGAGACGCCTCACCATCAGCGACTGCCTGGAGAGGAGCCTGCGCAAGG GTGGTGGAGAGGAGCAGGCTGCAGCAGCCACAGTGTGTGCCCAGCTGTGTGTGCAGCTGGGCGGGGGGGACGAAAGCGAGGAGGGCTTCAAGATCCTTCGACCCGTCCTCAGCGCCATCATGATTGACGGCTGTGCCAGTGTGGCCGCCCGCCAGAGC tgtgccagtgCTCTGGGTATGTGCTGCTATGTTTCTGCTGCGGAAGATGGAGAG GACTTGGTAAAATCCATGAGTCATCTGGAAAGTGTGTTCACCACGTCGTACCCCAACTGTGAGGGCACCCTGCCCACCCCCAAGGCCGGTGCCCCTGGGCTCCACAGCGCTGCCCTGCACGCTTGGGCTCTACTCGTCACCCTCTGCCCCGCCTCCCGCCTCTCTGTGCTGCTAGACCT ACATCTACTCAAGCTACAGGCCTGCCTCGAGAGCAGCGATGTGAACTACAGGATTGCTGTGGGGGAAACCATCGCCCTGCTGGTTGAACTGGGAAGAGATATAGACAGG GAATTTGAAGACAGCGACATGCTGTGTGAGTGCCTGAAAGGTCTTGCCACTGACGGGAACAAACACCGTGCCAAGAACGACAGGAGGAAACAGCGCTCCATATTCAGAGAGGTGCTGCACTACATAGAG AATGAGGACTTCACAGAGGAGAAGATCCGCTTTGGTGTGGAGGGCATCTACATCGACAGCTGGATGCGCAGGAGGGTCTACAATGCCTTCAAAGAGGTGCTGGAGTCTGGAGTGAGACACCACCTTCAG GGTGTGCCTGGTCTTGCCTATGTAGTTTAA